A window of Lacibacter sediminis contains these coding sequences:
- a CDS encoding SRPBCC family protein, protein MSEENNKTGRFIRLTRVLNAPVEKVWAVWSNPDHIKHWWGPDGFTNTITKMDLQPGGEWLLVMLGPDGTDYDNRSVFTEVITNKKIVYEHTSGHFFIATIEFESQDDTTAMHWEMLFETKEEYHQFVEVYKVGESLQQNIERLSQYLEQSI, encoded by the coding sequence GTGTCAGAAGAAAATAACAAGACAGGTCGCTTCATTCGCTTAACAAGAGTGCTCAATGCTCCTGTTGAAAAAGTATGGGCAGTTTGGTCCAACCCTGATCATATTAAACATTGGTGGGGACCAGATGGCTTTACGAATACCATTACAAAAATGGATTTGCAGCCTGGCGGCGAATGGTTATTGGTCATGCTCGGCCCGGATGGTACGGATTATGATAACAGAAGTGTGTTTACTGAAGTGATAACAAATAAAAAGATCGTATACGAACATACCAGCGGGCATTTTTTTATTGCAACGATTGAATTTGAATCGCAGGATGATACAACTGCGATGCATTGGGAAATGTTGTTTGAAACAAAGGAAGAATATCATCAGTTTGTTGAAGTATACAAAGTAGGCGAGAGTCTGCAACAGAATATTGAGCGACTGTCACAATATCTCGAACAATCAATCTAA
- a CDS encoding ArsR/SmtB family transcription factor has protein sequence MAYEARRDVFQAIADPTRREIIGLVVKEPQNLNALAGNFNMSRPAISQHVKILTECGLIIIKQKGRERYCEAKLDALNEVSAWIEQYKQFWEQKLDALETYLEKIQQQPKTKKSVRRK, from the coding sequence ATGGCATACGAAGCAAGAAGAGACGTGTTCCAGGCAATTGCCGACCCAACACGAAGGGAAATTATTGGACTGGTAGTAAAAGAACCGCAGAATTTAAATGCATTGGCAGGAAATTTTAATATGAGCCGGCCGGCTATTTCGCAGCACGTAAAAATATTAACGGAGTGCGGCCTCATCATTATTAAACAGAAAGGGCGTGAAAGGTATTGCGAAGCGAAGCTGGATGCACTCAATGAAGTATCGGCCTGGATCGAACAATACAAACAGTTCTGGGAACAGAAACTGGATGCATTGGAAACTTATCTCGAAAAAATTCAACAGCAACCAAAAACGAAAAAGAGTGTCAGAAGAAAATAA
- a CDS encoding B12-binding domain-containing radical SAM protein yields the protein MRLLLTTLNAKYIHLNLAIRILYELNKHHEGLSWKEFTIRMNVDEIAKECADNDVVAFSCYIWNITQTLKVAERIKAINPDCKILLGGPEVSYEWEEIIAHDCIDYIICGEGEIPFHEFLTHYPNVEAVPNLVYKVDGEVRYEEKSVTYDVSNFIGVNPYINDPVDDLYNKVCYIETSRGCPYKCGFCLASLDNNVRYLPMADIKSNLLYLMTHGRVIKFLDRTFNMKRDFTLEVFQFILDNHKPGNVFQFEITADILHPDIIKFINEKVPKGLFRFEIGIQTVNQKANLEVSRKQNFEKTKGIIKQVQDVVDLHLDLIVGLPLDYFEDIKYSFEEVFKLFAPELQLGFLKFLKGTPVRKTAAAHGYVYDPVAPYQIIESKYMSKAELEQVVLAEEALEMYWNKPRAINTLKYVTAYYSVFDFLQGLGNYFSDHCDLHKHDLKDVYTMLFAYAKEAYPEDAVLQQLITIDYYLHHKIKPVMVLLPEADTTVKQQLIEQHKLNHHKLRFAMLPVNFNWQEFVQHNHIIHDEAMVTIAFDGKNKPQVLEGIEIKREQW from the coding sequence ATGCGTTTGTTACTCACCACCCTTAATGCAAAATACATTCACCTCAACCTGGCGATCCGGATTTTATACGAGTTGAATAAACACCACGAGGGCTTGTCGTGGAAAGAATTTACTATTCGCATGAATGTGGATGAGATCGCTAAGGAATGTGCTGACAATGATGTGGTGGCTTTCAGTTGCTATATCTGGAATATTACACAAACATTGAAAGTTGCGGAACGCATCAAAGCTATTAACCCCGACTGCAAAATTTTATTGGGCGGACCCGAAGTGAGTTACGAATGGGAAGAGATCATTGCACATGATTGTATTGATTATATTATTTGTGGTGAAGGAGAAATTCCGTTCCATGAATTTTTAACGCACTACCCGAATGTAGAAGCTGTTCCCAATCTTGTATATAAAGTTGACGGTGAAGTTCGCTACGAAGAAAAATCGGTGACGTATGATGTAAGCAATTTCATCGGCGTAAATCCCTACATCAACGATCCGGTGGATGATCTCTATAACAAAGTATGTTACATTGAAACAAGTCGTGGTTGTCCCTACAAATGTGGTTTCTGTTTAGCGAGTCTTGATAACAATGTGCGTTATCTGCCGATGGCCGATATAAAAAGCAACCTGCTTTATTTAATGACGCATGGCCGGGTGATCAAATTCCTTGATCGCACGTTTAACATGAAGCGTGATTTTACATTGGAGGTATTTCAGTTCATTCTCGACAATCATAAGCCGGGGAATGTTTTTCAGTTTGAAATAACGGCCGATATTCTGCACCCCGATATCATTAAGTTCATTAATGAGAAAGTGCCGAAAGGTTTGTTCCGTTTTGAGATCGGTATTCAAACGGTGAATCAAAAAGCAAATCTGGAAGTAAGCCGCAAACAGAATTTTGAAAAAACAAAAGGCATCATCAAACAGGTGCAGGATGTGGTGGATCTGCATCTTGACCTCATCGTTGGGTTACCGCTCGATTATTTTGAAGACATCAAATACAGTTTTGAGGAAGTGTTCAAACTTTTTGCACCCGAGTTACAATTAGGCTTCCTTAAATTTTTAAAAGGAACACCGGTACGTAAAACAGCGGCAGCACATGGTTATGTGTACGATCCTGTTGCACCTTACCAGATCATCGAAAGCAAATACATGAGTAAGGCTGAACTGGAGCAGGTTGTATTGGCCGAAGAAGCTTTGGAAATGTATTGGAACAAGCCACGTGCCATCAACACATTGAAATATGTAACAGCTTATTATAGTGTGTTCGATTTCTTGCAAGGTCTTGGCAATTACTTTTCCGATCATTGCGACCTTCATAAGCATGATTTGAAAGATGTGTACACGATGTTGTTTGCTTATGCAAAAGAAGCTTATCCGGAAGATGCCGTGCTGCAACAACTCATTACCATCGATTATTACCTGCATCATAAAATAAAACCTGTGATGGTTTTATTACCCGAAGCAGACACCACAGTCAAACAACAATTGATCGAACAGCATAAACTCAATCATCATAAACTTCGGTTTGCCATGTTGCCCGTAAACTTTAACTGGCAGGAGTTTGTTCAGCATAATCACATCATTCATGATGAAGCGATGGTCACCATTGCATTTGACGGGAAAAATAAACCGCAGGTGTTGGAAGGAATTGAGATCAAAAGGGAACAATGGTAA
- a CDS encoding bleomycin resistance protein, which yields MLTNINPKLPMRSKAATKEFYIDKLGFQEFGREDFDGYLMLQKDHIQIHFFEFKELDPNENYGQVYIRTDDIDTLYQSYLDNKTDIHPNGHLAVKPWGQKEFSLLDPDKNLLTFGQTI from the coding sequence ATGCTCACCAACATTAACCCTAAGTTACCCATGCGCAGCAAAGCTGCAACCAAAGAATTTTACATTGATAAACTGGGCTTTCAGGAATTCGGACGGGAAGATTTTGATGGCTACCTGATGTTGCAAAAAGATCATATTCAAATTCATTTTTTTGAATTTAAAGAACTCGATCCCAACGAAAATTACGGACAGGTGTACATCCGCACGGATGATATTGATACGCTTTACCAGTCATACCTCGATAACAAAACAGACATACATCCAAACGGACACTTAGCTGTAAAACCGTGGGGACAAAAAGAATTTTCGTTACTCGACCCAGACAAAAATCTGCTTACATTCGGGCAAACGATTTAG
- the bla gene encoding BlaB/IND/MUS family subclass B1 metallo-beta-lactamase → MRIFFLTLAFIFSLTNLFAQSENTKLKITHLTGSFYIYTTYNTYQESRVPANGMYVVTDNGVVMFDTPWDTTQFQPLLDSIKLKHNQKVVMCFATHWHSDKTAGLEYYRQQGIRTYTTVLTDELSKQNNKKRAEFLMVKDTVFQVGQYSFETFYPGQAHTLDNIVIWFKREKILYGGCLIKGADDENLGFLDDGNKTAYAATLKNVQTKFRKPKYIIVAHSDWRNINSLKHSIEMAKKLK, encoded by the coding sequence ATGCGGATATTTTTTTTAACACTGGCATTTATCTTTTCGCTGACCAATCTTTTCGCACAGTCAGAAAACACAAAACTTAAAATCACACATTTAACAGGCAGTTTTTATATCTACACAACGTACAATACCTACCAGGAAAGCAGGGTGCCGGCCAACGGGATGTATGTTGTAACGGATAATGGTGTTGTGATGTTTGATACACCCTGGGATACAACACAATTTCAACCATTGCTCGACAGTATAAAACTAAAACATAACCAAAAAGTGGTTATGTGTTTTGCAACGCATTGGCATAGCGACAAAACTGCAGGTCTTGAATATTACAGGCAACAGGGAATTAGAACCTATACCACTGTTCTTACAGATGAATTGAGTAAACAGAATAACAAAAAAAGAGCGGAATTTTTAATGGTAAAGGATACGGTCTTTCAAGTCGGACAATATTCATTCGAAACCTTTTACCCCGGGCAGGCACATACGTTAGACAATATTGTCATCTGGTTTAAAAGAGAAAAGATTCTCTACGGTGGCTGCTTAATAAAAGGTGCCGATGATGAAAACCTGGGTTTTTTAGATGATGGCAATAAAACAGCATATGCAGCGACGCTGAAAAACGTGCAGACAAAATTTCGAAAACCAAAATATATTATCGTTGCACATAGCGATTGGAGAAATATAAATTCATTGAAGCATTCTATAGAAATGGCAAAAAAACTGAAGTAG
- a CDS encoding family 16 glycoside hydrolase has product MSRFLFFSVILFSINLNAQTIKLDAGSLEAVQVYMSIEKLMGSKVVKAVKDSTVKEVDEPTFVKVKGIQFSNGTIEVKVLSRLLKNAPVFSRGFIGIAFRINENNTKFESIYIRPTNGRANDQVRRNHSTQYYSYPDYKFDRLRKESPELYESYADMELNKWITMRIEVNGAQAKLFLDHNKQPSLIVNDLKHGANASGAIALWVEVGTEGYFKDLKITKK; this is encoded by the coding sequence ATGAGTCGTTTTTTATTCTTTTCGGTTATTCTGTTTTCAATAAATCTTAATGCACAAACCATTAAGTTGGATGCAGGCAGTCTTGAAGCTGTGCAGGTTTACATGTCTATCGAAAAGTTGATGGGCAGTAAAGTAGTAAAGGCTGTAAAGGATTCAACAGTAAAAGAAGTGGACGAACCTACTTTTGTAAAAGTGAAAGGAATTCAATTCAGCAATGGAACTATTGAAGTAAAAGTGCTGAGCCGATTATTGAAAAACGCTCCTGTTTTTTCAAGAGGTTTTATTGGAATTGCTTTCCGCATCAACGAGAATAATACAAAATTTGAGAGCATATACATACGTCCAACCAATGGCCGGGCGAACGACCAGGTACGTCGTAATCACTCTACTCAATATTATTCATATCCTGATTATAAGTTTGACCGGTTACGCAAAGAATCACCTGAACTGTATGAATCCTATGCTGATATGGAGTTGAATAAATGGATCACTATGCGCATTGAAGTGAACGGAGCACAGGCAAAACTTTTCCTTGATCATAACAAGCAGCCCTCGCTTATTGTAAATGATTTGAAACACGGTGCAAATGCATCAGGTGCCATTGCGTTATGGGTTGAAGTTGGTACGGAAGGATATTTTAAAGATCTGAAGATCACCAAAAAGTAA
- a CDS encoding ester cyclase, translating into MKQINIKSLRGAIIIIVSFIVLQSCQQQSTSAENSSTDNVYSLKKIALQLVSSNDTIASHLKTFDELDFDVFSNQKWDRLKESHAKDIKVYWPDGSVVAGIDTHIEDLKKLFVHAPDTRIKEHPIKFGSGNYTLVTGVFEGTFTKPMPIGNGKFIQPTGKVFKMPMATVGIWENGVMKEEHLFWDNQTYAKQIGLQ; encoded by the coding sequence ATGAAACAGATAAATATCAAATCACTGCGGGGTGCTATTATAATAATTGTATCGTTCATTGTCCTTCAAAGCTGTCAACAACAATCAACATCAGCAGAAAACAGTTCAACTGATAATGTTTATAGTCTGAAAAAAATAGCATTGCAATTGGTTTCATCGAACGATACCATTGCAAGTCATCTTAAAACATTTGATGAACTGGATTTTGATGTGTTTAGCAATCAAAAATGGGACAGACTTAAAGAAAGTCATGCAAAAGATATCAAAGTATACTGGCCCGACGGAAGTGTAGTAGCAGGTATTGATACACATATTGAAGATTTAAAGAAACTCTTTGTACATGCACCTGATACAAGGATCAAAGAACATCCCATCAAGTTTGGTTCAGGTAATTACACCTTGGTAACCGGTGTATTTGAAGGAACCTTCACGAAACCAATGCCAATTGGAAATGGCAAATTCATACAACCAACCGGCAAGGTATTTAAAATGCCGATGGCAACTGTAGGTATTTGGGAAAATGGCGTAATGAAAGAAGAACATTTGTTCTGGGATAACCAGACCTATGCAAAGCAAATAGGACTGCAATAA
- a CDS encoding NADPH-dependent F420 reductase has translation MNTTTKVAVIGLGNIGTAVASNLVKGNHAVIVADRTIAKANALAQQLGSLAQAMDIPSAIKEADVIVLAIWFNGIKEVLQQYATELEGKIIVDPSNPIAPDENGGFKKIIGEQESAGEIIASLLPKNAKLAKALGTLGVASLTNAAFQQPLNVLFYATEDCSITEVVEQLIRDNGFEPVRIGGFDQSIRIEVFGDLHEFGSLGKTVTKAEVKELAESVI, from the coding sequence ATGAATACAACAACAAAAGTGGCTGTGATCGGTTTGGGAAACATCGGTACAGCAGTAGCAAGCAATTTAGTAAAAGGAAATCATGCAGTGATTGTTGCAGACAGAACAATTGCCAAAGCAAACGCATTGGCACAACAGCTGGGAAGCCTTGCACAAGCCATGGACATTCCTTCGGCCATCAAAGAAGCAGACGTTATTGTGCTCGCTATCTGGTTCAACGGCATCAAAGAAGTGTTGCAGCAGTATGCAACAGAACTGGAAGGAAAGATTATTGTTGATCCCTCAAACCCCATTGCGCCTGATGAGAACGGTGGATTTAAAAAGATCATTGGCGAACAAGAATCAGCGGGTGAAATTATTGCGTCTTTACTTCCAAAAAATGCAAAACTGGCAAAGGCGCTGGGTACTTTAGGCGTGGCGTCGCTAACAAATGCAGCTTTTCAGCAACCGTTGAATGTGTTGTTTTACGCAACAGAAGATTGCAGCATCACCGAAGTGGTTGAGCAGTTAATTCGTGATAATGGGTTTGAACCTGTACGTATTGGTGGTTTTGATCAATCAATACGTATTGAAGTATTTGGCGACCTGCATGAGTTTGGTTCATTGGGTAAAACCGTTACAAAAGCCGAGGTAAAAGAACTAGCTGAATCAGTAATATAA
- a CDS encoding Crp/Fnr family transcriptional regulator, whose protein sequence is MKENLSDASIEPLLLYFEKLIPLNTEERELVREKFRPRLYRKKQYVLQEGDICNQMNFVVRGCLRMYKIDDSGSTHVLQFAAENNWITDLGSFHSEEASTLAIDAVEDTVVLQINQKDLIALYLSAPKFDRIFRVLIENSYVSLQKRLLQNISSTAEDRYQSFLKTYSHLVNRLPQTQIASFLGITPEFLSRLRNKLSKPNS, encoded by the coding sequence ATGAAAGAAAATCTGTCGGATGCATCTATTGAACCGCTACTGCTCTATTTTGAAAAGCTGATTCCTCTGAATACAGAAGAGCGTGAATTGGTGCGTGAAAAATTCAGACCACGCTTGTACCGCAAAAAACAATATGTGTTGCAGGAAGGCGATATATGCAACCAGATGAACTTTGTGGTAAGAGGATGTTTGCGTATGTATAAGATTGATGACAGCGGGAGCACGCATGTACTGCAGTTTGCCGCAGAAAACAACTGGATCACTGATCTTGGCAGCTTTCACAGCGAAGAAGCGTCAACGTTAGCGATTGATGCTGTAGAAGATACGGTTGTATTACAGATCAATCAGAAAGATCTTATTGCATTATATCTATCAGCACCAAAGTTCGATCGCATCTTTCGGGTGTTGATCGAAAACAGTTATGTAAGTCTGCAAAAAAGATTGCTGCAAAATATCAGCAGCACTGCGGAAGATCGGTACCAATCATTTTTAAAGACCTATTCACATCTTGTGAATCGTCTTCCGCAAACACAGATCGCCTCTTTCTTAGGTATTACTCCTGAGTTCCTCAGCCGCCTACGTAATAAACTCAGTAAGCCCAACTCTTGA
- a CDS encoding Na+/H+ antiporter: protein MQSLFIDYVYLVLIIIGLIMLANKLCIAYPIVLVLGGLALSFVSAFSHITIDPELIFFIFLPPLLYEAAWQTSWKEFWKWRRIIMSFAFPIVIITSCVVAFASNAIIPGFTLALGFLLGGIVSPPDAVSATTILRQVKAPKLLVSIAEGESLLNDASSLIVFRFALAAVITGQFHLQEAATSFLLVIVMGTLIGLTIGFIFYAIHRWLPTTPAIEIVLTLITPYCMYYAAEYFHFSGVLAVVAGGLLLSSKRQTMLNYRTRLEGVNVWTSFVFVLNGLIFFLIGLQLPSVTNQLGDISVGTAIGYGLAVSLVLIIVRLASTFGASLFTRFMSRFITVADANPGWKGPMIFGWSGMRGVVSLAAALSIPLYINQNEPFPHRNLILFITFIVILVTLVLQGLTLPWVIRKVNVEEPEGSIPEQQQEKIIQKKMAHYSLQFLEEKYGEHLIDNEHFNNLKTKLRTELDHFNRSLVEQEKYIDHSLNDFHNIYFELLDEQRRILNKMNQKAEFDEELIRKYHSLIDIEELRIREKRIEA, encoded by the coding sequence ATGCAAAGTCTTTTCATCGATTACGTTTATCTTGTCTTGATCATTATCGGACTCATTATGCTGGCGAATAAATTATGCATCGCATATCCGATTGTACTGGTGTTAGGAGGTCTGGCGCTGAGTTTTGTATCGGCATTTTCGCATATCACCATTGATCCCGAACTGATCTTTTTTATTTTCCTTCCTCCATTGCTTTACGAAGCTGCCTGGCAAACTTCATGGAAAGAATTCTGGAAATGGAGACGCATCATCATGAGCTTTGCATTTCCCATTGTTATTATTACTTCATGTGTAGTTGCGTTTGCATCGAATGCGATCATTCCCGGTTTTACATTGGCACTTGGGTTTTTGTTGGGTGGAATTGTTTCGCCACCTGATGCTGTTTCTGCAACAACTATCCTCCGGCAGGTAAAAGCACCAAAACTACTTGTGAGTATTGCAGAAGGAGAAAGCTTATTGAATGATGCTTCTTCACTGATAGTATTTCGTTTTGCATTGGCTGCAGTGATCACCGGACAATTTCATTTACAGGAAGCAGCAACCAGTTTTTTGTTAGTGATTGTGATGGGAACATTGATCGGTCTTACTATTGGGTTTATTTTCTATGCCATTCACCGGTGGTTGCCAACAACACCCGCCATTGAAATTGTTTTAACATTGATCACTCCTTACTGCATGTATTATGCAGCGGAGTATTTTCATTTTTCCGGTGTGCTTGCGGTAGTAGCCGGTGGACTTCTGCTATCGAGCAAACGACAAACGATGCTGAACTACCGCACCCGGCTTGAAGGTGTGAATGTGTGGACCAGCTTTGTATTTGTATTGAACGGGTTGATCTTTTTTCTTATCGGACTTCAATTGCCTTCTGTAACAAATCAACTCGGCGATATTAGTGTGGGCACAGCAATTGGATATGGTCTTGCAGTTTCGCTCGTATTAATTATTGTACGGCTTGCATCAACATTTGGAGCTTCGTTGTTTACACGTTTTATGAGTCGATTTATTACAGTTGCTGATGCAAATCCCGGCTGGAAGGGACCAATGATCTTTGGCTGGTCGGGTATGCGAGGAGTGGTATCTTTAGCTGCAGCGCTTTCTATACCTCTATATATCAATCAAAATGAACCGTTTCCTCATCGTAACCTCATTCTCTTTATCACCTTTATTGTAATTCTTGTAACATTGGTTTTACAAGGATTAACACTTCCATGGGTGATTCGTAAAGTAAATGTAGAAGAGCCGGAAGGATCTATTCCGGAACAGCAACAGGAAAAGATTATTCAAAAGAAAATGGCGCATTACTCGCTTCAGTTTTTAGAAGAAAAATATGGGGAGCATTTAATCGACAATGAACATTTTAATAACCTGAAAACCAAATTAAGAACAGAGCTGGATCACTTTAACCGATCACTTGTTGAACAGGAGAAGTATATTGATCATTCATTGAACGACTTTCACAACATTTACTTCGAACTGCTCGATGAACAACGACGCATCTTAAATAAGATGAACCAAAAAGCAGAATTTGATGAGGAGCTGATCAGGAAATATCATTCCCTTATTGATATTGAAGAATTGCGGATTCGGGAAAAAAGAATAGAAGCCTGA
- a CDS encoding helix-turn-helix transcriptional regulator, protein MLRFFIKHKQVFLYAASLAAILFVLQLLEYRFVLISHSFEIYIASIAVLFTSLGIWLALKLVKPKTEVQTIVVEKNVYITELTEEEKLQLETERQKLGLSTREAEVLQLMAEGLSNQEIADRLFLSLATVKTHSSKLFEKLDVKRRTQAVEKARQLKLIA, encoded by the coding sequence ATGCTCCGCTTTTTTATTAAACACAAACAGGTTTTTCTATATGCTGCATCTTTAGCTGCTATCCTTTTTGTGTTGCAGCTGCTGGAGTATCGTTTCGTCCTCATCAGTCATTCCTTTGAAATTTATATTGCCTCTATTGCTGTACTCTTTACATCACTGGGTATCTGGCTTGCATTAAAACTGGTAAAACCAAAGACTGAAGTGCAAACTATTGTGGTAGAAAAAAATGTGTATATCACAGAACTCACTGAAGAGGAAAAACTGCAGTTGGAAACAGAGCGACAAAAACTCGGATTAAGTACCCGTGAAGCAGAAGTGCTGCAACTAATGGCTGAAGGATTGAGCAACCAGGAAATTGCTGATCGTTTGTTTCTGTCGTTGGCAACGGTTAAAACACATTCATCGAAGCTGTTTGAAAAGTTGGATGTAAAGCGACGGACACAGGCGGTTGAAAAAGCAAGACAGTTGAAGTTGATTGCCTGA
- a CDS encoding DUF4199 domain-containing protein translates to MKKNVLVFGLISGLIVSTLMAISMVTMYNNPDAGHGGGSMIIGYLSMLVAFSLIFVAVKNYRDKQNAGVISFGKAFKIGLLIALIGSTMYVIMWALLYNFYMPDFMDRYCAQMIENAKPTSSPAKIQELTEQMNTQKEMYKNPLFFVLFTYFEILPVGLLVSLITALILKRKTAKAV, encoded by the coding sequence ATGAAAAAGAATGTACTTGTTTTTGGTTTGATCTCCGGGCTGATTGTTTCCACCCTTATGGCCATCAGTATGGTTACGATGTATAACAATCCCGATGCCGGACATGGAGGCGGTTCCATGATCATCGGGTACCTGAGTATGCTCGTTGCCTTCTCCCTGATTTTCGTAGCGGTAAAGAATTATCGTGATAAACAAAATGCTGGTGTGATCAGTTTTGGCAAAGCCTTTAAAATAGGATTACTGATTGCATTGATCGGCTCGACGATGTATGTGATCATGTGGGCATTGCTTTACAATTTTTATATGCCCGATTTTATGGATCGCTATTGTGCACAGATGATTGAAAACGCAAAGCCAACCTCATCTCCAGCCAAAATACAGGAACTAACCGAACAGATGAATACACAAAAGGAAATGTATAAGAACCCGTTGTTCTTTGTGCTGTTTACCTATTTTGAAATTTTACCGGTCGGTTTACTGGTGTCGCTGATAACGGCACTTATATTGAAACGAAAAACAGCAAAAGCTGTGTAA